From a single Eremothecium sinecaudum strain ATCC 58844 chromosome III, complete sequence genomic region:
- the OM45 gene encoding Om45p (Syntenic homolog of Ashbya gossypii AER428W; Syntenic homolog of Saccharomyces cerevisiae YIL136W (OM45)), whose amino-acid sequence MSAQVLIGSALAATAATLVFRQKDGHTVGHPTNTGSHLRWNLGNIRDGVYDDLVSFKHALIHTITFSKGNSRDRYGYGYGDRYSSLSRDVGRGRGGYSAFGEDQYASLDRGRTGGSGGVGGIGGLSGDRGYSGRSYGNEARSAIASSSAYARDQVQDMTQGVQNKVDDVKQAAPKLVHNAQEKIKQSFSDVKQTVSDVGKDASEKTHSLFNWGSGNAEKGKATAIGDYDVANKAYEHAVNMFNDSKKGIFSKGDEQLRRNVEAAKDHLEHARKNLEAASADFENYAKQSISDLSNRLDEQDRELRNRGFLSWFKSTPSSSSGSKNTNSWTECAEQAVKDTKNGISDTLSSNKLGPRDSQKRLDSLGTSDSGSWGFGKSDMSARERAEKLAADSARSLKGWGENASQFAEEELEEERKRANKLWKN is encoded by the coding sequence ATGTCAGCACAAGTGTTAATTGGTAGTGCGTTGGCTGCAACCGCAGCTACGTTAGTGTTCCGTCAAAAGGACGGCCATACAGTTGGTCACCCAACCAATACTGGAAGCCATTTGAGATGGAACCTTGGCAATATCAGAGATGGTGTTTACGACGACCTCGTTAGTTTTAAACATGCGTTGATCCACACTATTACATTCAGCAAGGGTAATAGCAGGGACAGATACGGTTACGGATATGGTGACCGCTACTCTTCTCTATCTAGAGATGTGGGCCGCGGAAGAGGAGGATATTCTGCATTTGGAGAGGATCAATATGCTTCTTTGGATAGGGGTAGGACTGGCGGCTCTGGCGGCGTCGGCGGCATTGGCGGTTTGAGCGGCGATAGAGGTTACTCCGGCAGAAGTTACGGAAATGAAGCTCGTTCTGCTATAGcctcttcttctgcttATGCTCGTGACCAAGTGCAGGATATGACTCAGGGTGTCCAGAACAAGGTTGACGATGTCAAGCAAGCCGCTCCAAAGCTGGTGCATAACGCACAAGAGAAAATTAAGCAATCCTTCAGCGATGTCAAGCAAACAGTTTCCGATGTTGGGAAGGACGCTTCCGAGAAGACCCACTCTCTTTTTAACTGGGGGTCAGGTAACGCGGAAAAAGGTAAAGCTACCGCTATTGGTGACTACGATGTGGCAAACAAGGCCTACGAGCATGCTGTAAACATGTTTAACGACTCCAAGAAAGGAATTTTCTCGAAAGGTGATGAGCAGCTCAGGAGAAATGTTGAGGCGGCCAAGGATCACCTAGAACACGCGCGCAAGAACCTGGAAGCGGCCTCCGCTGATTTTGAGAACTACGCCAAACAGAGCATCAGTGACCTTTCCAACAGGCTCGATGAGCAGGATCGTGAATTGAGAAACAGGGGGTTTCTAAGCTGGTTTAAGTCTACTCCTTCCTCCTCTAGCGGTTCAAAAAACACCAACAGCTGGACTGAATGTGCTGAGCAGGCCGTTAAAGATACTAAGAATGGTATTTCTGACACTCTTTCTTCCAACAAACTGGGTCCTCGTGATTCCCAAAAGCGCCTTGATTCTCTAGGGACCTCAGATTCGGGTTCATGGGGGTTTGGCAAATCCGACATGTCTGCCAGGGAAAGAGCTGAAAAACTTGCCGCTGACTCCGCTAGGTCCCTAAAAGGCTGGGGAGAAAACGCATCGCAGTTTGCTGAAGAGGAACTAGAGGAAGAAAGGAAACGCGCAAACAAGTTGTGGAAGAACTAA
- the MKS1 gene encoding Mks1p (Syntenic homolog of Ashbya gossypii AER429W; Syntenic homolog of Saccharomyces cerevisiae YNL076W (MKS1)) — MSIEDYIPISRRAMDAGQSNSMDGYSKGMKGQQRPELPTGSARSQILLNDPNTDHIYLKVTPNLFTAEKLHLFEAIDMYTSFIKCAKFLENGERLHNLSWRIMNKSLLKEHDINRSKTRDGVKNLYNVINPANQKGLLGSLNNGEKNQNIKAGSNHVLKRDQYVESAREETEVTAANPRPHSEGYGEKNTSVNETISRRVLSSTNVVPSGDPKFVRTASLFACGNHNYGHGSNATHGQLNQLSLFAQKSEEIGAQGKQQHQNHQHNGNTVHSLFYSSDDEESDWDSISEDSFLYDDDDYEDEFYEKQWDKLMFNKNKINSPSISPPHCGGDDEGNGSGGEIKKSLLSDLFLHKAPRSNGIVSPNTSINSIGPIISRKSSAAATGASNVTALGSLSSSPSQSKINGLSEILNGNGLVSNLTLPAQTIRRISRRGSFSSIASESTRERYNHESNAPPTAQTILPTALSTHMFPPNTVRHKRMNSIQCTSIHGGLSNECFRKECVEIPCKNRNNGLLKTRMELSAEEIFNKEYQYTRK, encoded by the coding sequence atgAGCATTGAGGATTATATACCAATTAGTCGGCGCGCTATGGATGCTGGGCAATCGAATTCAATGGATGGTTACAGCAAAGGTATGAAGGGCCAACAGCGACCTGAGCTGCCGACGGGGTCGGCCAGGAGCCAAATCTTACTGAATGATCCAAATACCGATCATATCTACTTAAAGGTGACGCCCAACTTGTTTACAGCTGAAAAATTGCACTTATTTGAGGCTATAGATATGTATACGTCTTTCATCAAATGTGCAAAATTCCTGGAAAATGGTGAGCGCTTGCATAACCTTAGCTGGAGGATAATGAACAAATCCCTTCTGAAAGAGCATGATATTAATCGGTCCAAGACACGTGATGGGGTCAAGAACTTGTACAACGTCATCAATCCAGCTAACCAGAAGGGCCTGCTGGGCAGCCTCAATAATGGTGAAAAGAACCAAAATATTAAAGCTGGATCAAATCATGTGTTAAAGCGAGATCAATATGTTGAGAGCGCTCGGGAAGAAACGGAGGTTACCGCTGCAAACCCGAGGCCACATTCCGAAGGCTATGGAGAGAAAAATACATCGGTGAATGAAACAATATCCCGAAGAGTGTTATCTTCGACTAACGTTGTACCATCAGGAGACCCGAAGTTTGTTCGGACGGCGTCTTTGTTTGCCTGTGGGAACCATAATTATGGCCATGGATCAAATGCTACGCATGGACAATTAAATCAGTTGTCGTTATTTGCTCAAAAATCCGAGGAAATCGGAGCGCAGGGAAAGCAGCAGCATCAAAATCATCAACATAATGGGAACACTGTTCACAGTTTGTTCTATAGCAGTGATGACGAAGAATCAGATTGGGATTCGATATCTGAGGACAGTTTTTTGTATGACGACGACGATTATGAAGATGAGTTTTACGAGAAACAATGGGATAAACTAATGTTTAACAAAAATAAGATAAATTCACCCTCCATATCGCCCCCTCATTGTGGGGGAGATGATGAAGGCAACGGTAGTGGCGGAGAGATTAAAAAGTCATTGTTGAGTGACTTGTTTCTGCATAAAGCGCCACGAAGCAATGGCATTGTGTCCCCTAATACCTCTATAAACAGCATTGGACCAATAATATCAAGAAAATCTTCGGCAGCTGCTACAGGCGCATCCAATGTGACGGCATTGGGGTCATTGTCATCTTCGCCCTCCCAATCAAAGATTAATGGTCTTAGCGAAATCTTAAACGGTAATGGACTGGTCTCGAATCTGACGTTACCTGCGCAGACAATTAGACGCATTTCAAGAAGAGGCTCATTTAGTAGCATTGCGTCTGAATCAACGCGAGAACGATATAACCATGAATCTAACGCACCGCCGACAGCACAAACTATATTGCCAACAGCATTGTCAACTCATATGTTTCCTCCGAATACCGTACGGCATAAGCGCATGAATAGTATACAGTGCACCTCAATCCACGGCGGCTTATCTAATGAATGTTTTAGAAAGGAATGCGTTGAAATACCGTGTAAAAACCGCAACAACGGTTTATTAAAAACCAGAATGGAACTCTCTGCTGAAGAAATTTTCAACAAAGAATATCAGTATACTAGGAAGTAA
- the IMP4 gene encoding snoRNA-binding rRNA-processing protein IMP4 (Syntenic homolog of Ashbya gossypii AER430W; Syntenic homolog of Saccharomyces cerevisiae YNL075W (IMP4)), with translation MLRKLNRERREYLYRKSQELQDSQLHQKRQLIKQALAQGKPLPKEIADDQKLLTDFQYDETAEEAIDDEYSATSGLVDARIIVTTSRDPSSRLSQVAKEIKLLFPTALRLNRGNYIMKNLADACRKSGTSDLIVLHEHRGVPTSLTVSHFPHGPTAYFTLHNVVLRHDILNVGNQSEVHPHLIFDNFTTPLGKRVEKILKNLFPAGVKKDSPRVITFANRGDFISVRQHVYVKTREGVELAEVGPRFEMRLYELKLGTIENKDADVEWQLRRFVRTANRKDYL, from the coding sequence ATGTTAAGAAAGTTAAACCGTGAAAGGCGTGAGTACCTTTACCGCAAGTCACAAGAACTACAAGATTCACAGTTACACCAGAAGCGTCAACTTATCAAACAAGCTCTGGCACAGGGAAAACCTTTACCAAAAGAGATTGCTGATGACCAAAAGTTATTGACTGACTTCCAATATGACGAAACAGCTGAAGAGGCAATAGACGATGAATACAGTGCCACAAGTGGACTGGTAGATGCACGGATTATTGTTACCACATCTAGGGACCCTTCTAGTAGATTATCCCAAGTTGCAAAGGAAATAAAGCTTTTATTCCCAACGGCTCTGAGACTCAATAGAGGTAACTATATTATGAAAAACTTGGCAGATGCATGCCGAAAATCAGGTACTTCGGATCTAATAGTGTTGCATGAACATCGAGGTGTTCCTACTTCGTTGACTGTTTCGCATTTTCCTCATGGCCCCACCGCATACTTCACGCTTCATAACGTTGTGCTGAGGCATGACATCCTAAACGTTGGTAATCAGAGTGAGGTCCATCCCCACCTTATTTTTGATAATTTCACAACGCCGTTAGGGAAGCGTGTCGAAAAGATTCTGAAGAATTTGTTTCCTGCTGGAGTCAAAAAAGATAGCCCACGTGTAATAACATTTGCGAATAGAGGCGATTTTATTAGTGTACGGCAGCATGTTTATGTTAAGACTCGTGAAGGGGTCGAATTAGCAGAAGTCGGGCCACGCTTCGAGATGAGACTTTACGAATTGAAGCTAGGAACTATAGAAAATAAAGACGCAGATGTGGAATGGCAACTAAGAAGGTTTGTTAGGACGGCAAATAGGAAGGACTACTTGTAA
- the MSK1 gene encoding lysine--tRNA ligase MSK1 (Syntenic homolog of Ashbya gossypii AER362W; Syntenic homolog of Saccharomyces cerevisiae YNL073W (MSK1)), with protein sequence MFNFRICRTLVRGFRRHYAITYAMRYKKIEENLAAYYPSLSGLRKATITVPKFLNKYESCLQAELPDQRYVVNGQIRSVRIVGRSMCFIDLYQEGRSLQLILSYGVMSKAISREQFYELVNLVRPGDHVQAEGYPGLSKTEKTLSLKCTIPLVMLSASQIAAPPKLEEPSQRRSNRVMDYIVNGYEVLHQRRAVIKALRDFLDSNDFLEVETPLLSAHASGANARPFTTQLNALSKQSLHLRIAPELWLKRLSIAGLHKVYEIGKVFRNEGVDATHNPEFTTLEFYQSYTSMEELLEMSEELLKYVCTAVHTPVAREVLAALKANGGHFRRVEVLPTLKKETGIDWDTIDLSSSDAMLAALRSKNIHLTETIKSPSQILNKLCGDYVENKYCGDLLPTAICHHPTITSPLAKGNDRTSNRFEVMIKGREYINAYEEENCPQTQLSKLADQSRYKEEYKDQESMDVDFAYIEAMKLGMPPVGGLGLGIDRLCMLLLNKDRIEDVLPFGCLDDVNRQ encoded by the coding sequence ATGTTCAATTTTAGAATATGCAGGACCTTAGTTAGAGGTTTTAGGAGACATTATGCCATAACATACGCTATGAGGTATAAGAAGATTGAAGAGAATTTGGCAGCATACTATCCGTCGTTGTCGGGTCTGCGCAAAGCGACAATTACTGTTCCGAAGTTTCTAAACAAATACGAGTCATGTTTACAGGCGGAATTGCCCGACCAAAGATACGTGGTAAACGGGCAAATACGATCTGTTCGAATAGTTGGCAGATCGATGTGTTTTATCGATCTTTATCAGGAAGGTAGATCGTTGCAGTTAATTCTAAGTTATGGTGTTATGAGCAAAGCGATATCTCGGGAACAGTTCTATGAACTGGTGAACTTGGTAAGGCCTGGAGACCATGTTCAGGCGGAAGGGTATCCAGGATTATCGAAGACAGAGAAAACGCTGTCGCTGAAATGCACGATACCGTTAGTGATGCTCTCTGCCTCTCAGATTGCTGCACCACCCAAACTAGAGGAGCCCTCGCAGCGACGCAGTAATCGGGTTATGGACTACATTGTGAACGGTTATGAAGTGCTGCATCAAAGGCGCGCTGTTATCAAGGCTCTACGGGACTTTTTGGACAGCAATGACTTCCTTGAAGTAGAGACACCACTTCTTTCTGCACATGCTAGCGGTGCTAATGCACGCCCATTTACTACACAGCTCAATGCACTTTCCAAACAGTCTTTGCATTTGCGTATTGCGCCAGAGCTGTGGCTCAAGAGATTGAGCATCGCGGGATTGCACAAAGTTTATGAAATTGGTAAGGTGTTCCGGAACGAGGGTGTCGACGCTACGCATAATCCAGAGTTCACGACACTGGAGTTCTACCAGTCCTATACATCTATGGAGGAGCTTCTAGAGATGAGTGAGGAGCTTTTGAAGTACGTATGCACAGCAGTTCACACTCCAGTAGCTAGAGAAGTTCTTGCCGCTTTAAAGGCTAACGGTGGTCACTTCAGGCGTGTCGAGGTGCTTCCCACTTTGAAGAAGGAAACGGGCATCGACTGGGACACCATAGATCTATCCAGCAGCGACGCCATGTTGGCTGCACTTCGGTCCAAAAACATTCACCTTACAGAAACTATTAAATCTCCCAGCCAGATTTTGAATAAATTATGCGGAGATTACGTGGAGAACAAATACTGCGGCGACCTTCTCCCCACAGCCATTTGCCATCATCCTACCATAACGTCTCCTTTAGCGAAGGGAAACGATAGAACGTCTAATAGGTTTGAGGTTATGATTAAAGGCCGAGAATACATCAATGCATACGAGGAAGAGAACTGTCCTCAGACCCAGCTTTCCAAACTAGCAGACCAGAGCAGATATAAGGAGGAGTACAAAGACCAAGAATCCATGGACGTCGATTTCGCTTACATAGAAGCCATGAAGTTGGGAATGCCTCCAGTAGGCGGCCTTGGTCTTGGCATCGATCGTCTTTGTATGCTGCTACTCAATAAGGATAGAATTGAAGACGTGCTGCCTTTCGGCTGTCTCGATGATGTTAATAGGCAGTAA
- the RNH201 gene encoding ribonuclease H2 catalytic subunit RNH201 (Syntenic homolog of Ashbya gossypii AER363W; Syntenic homolog of Saccharomyces cerevisiae YNL072W (RNH201)), protein MADIPTIPEDVRCLESQSYFSQVPEAIRECAKGDAIILGVDEAGRGPVLGPMVYGVAYCTREYQDTEVCRHGFDDSKKLTDPIRRKLFRMIYSGELNGIGFATTAITPADISGGMLRYPPEYNYNLNEQAHDVTMALIQGVLDSGVALDHVYVDTVGPPLTYQNKLERRFPSCKFTVAKKADSLYPVVSIASVIAKVTRDVWLELLKSHPGEELGSGYPGDQKTIAWLRANLTPLLGWDPAIVRFSWQTSRTLLENSPEAIKIEWEEDASKKKASRITSSMLQPNQPLNITSNVDAVISLDAWYGHENKI, encoded by the coding sequence ATGGCCGACATACCTACTATTCCAGAAGATGTGCGCTGCTTAGAGTCACAAAGCTACTTTTCACAGGTCCCCGAAGCCATCCGGGAGTGTGCTAAAGGCGATGCCATCATCCTAGGCGTCGATGAGGCAGGGCGTGGCCCAGTTCTGGGACCCATGGTGTATGGAGTGGCATACTGCACTCGTGAATACCAGGATACTGAGGTCTGTCGTCATGGTTTTGACGACTCCAAGAAGCTAACTGACCCAATTCGCAGAAAGCTTTTTCGCATGATTTACTCTGGTGAACTCAATGGCATTGGATTTGCTACAACGGCAATCACCCCTGCGGATATCAGCGGCGGCATGCTTCGCTACCCCCCAGAATACAACTACAACCTAAATGAACAAGCTCACGATGTCACAATGGCCCTCATCCAGGGAGTTCTGGATTCCGGCGTCGCTCTGGATCATGTCTACGTAGATACGGTAGGCCCACCGCTTACATATCAGAATAAACTAGAACGCCGTTTTCCAAGCTGCAAGTTCACGGTAGCCAAAAAGGCCGACTCCCTCTACCCAGTGGTAAGCATTGCAAGTGTCATAGCTAAAGTCACACGAGACGTATGGCTCGAACTGCTGAAGTCACACCCAGGCGAAGAGCTTGGATCAGGATATCCAGGTGATCAAAAGACCATCGCATGGCTTAGGGCCAATCTCACACCTTTATTAGGCTGGGATCCCGCTATTGTCCGATTTTCCTGGCAAACTTCACGTACACTATTGGAAAACTCGCCGGAAGCCATCAAGATCGAGTGGGAAGAAGATGCATCCAAGAAGAAGGCCTCTCGCATAACATCAAGTATGTTACAGCCTAATCAACCATTGAATATCACTTCTAACGTTGATGCTGTTATTTCTCTTGATGCATGGTATGGGCATGAGAATAAGATATAA
- the LAT1 gene encoding dihydrolipoyllysine-residue acetyltransferase (Syntenic homolog of Ashbya gossypii AER364W; Syntenic homolog of Saccharomyces cerevisiae YNL071W (LAT1)), producing MSAFYRFTPSVKTLLRASQFQLRCYASYPSHTLINMPALSPTMTEGNLAVWTKKVGDQLAPGEVIAEIETDKAQMDFEFQEEGYLAKILVPEGTKDIPVNKPIAVYVEDEADVAAFKDFKVEEAAPAPAAGESKPAATSAAPAEKSSTASQPKKSAAPVSNRIIASPLAKTIALEKGIALREITGTGQGGRITQKDVENYLAKQGSSKSAGKAAASSSGNVSYEDVPITGLRKVIASRLLKSTQDIPSYIVSSNISVSKLWKLRASLNSSSDGKFKLSLNDLLIKALAVAAKRVPQVNSYWMEEQGVMRIFKNVDVSVAVATDNGLYTPIVKNAESKGLTAISAEVKDFVGRIEKLSPEEYQGGTICISNLGMNNAVTMFTSIINPPQSTIIAVSTVNKVAVEDSSSEKGFTFDQRINITGTFDHRTVDGAKAAEFMKELKNVIENPLELLL from the coding sequence ATGTCTGCGTTCTATAGATTCACTCCTAGCGTTAAAACGCTTTTAAGAGCTTCCCAGTTTCAATTGAGATGCTATGCATCCTACCCTTCTCATACTCTTATCAATATGCCTGCTTTATCTCCAACAATGACAGAAGGTAATTTGGCAGTTTGGACCAAAAAAGTTGGTGACCAATTGGCTCCTGGTGAGGTGATCGCTGAGATTGAGACGGATAAGGCTCAAATGGACTTTGAGTTCCAAGAAGAAGGGTATCTAGCTAAGATTTTGGTTCCTGAGGGTACTAAGGACATTCCGGTTAATAAGCCAATTGCCGTTTATGTGGAAGATGAGGCTGATGTGGCAGCTTTCAAAGACTTCAAGGTCGAGGAAGCCGCTCCAGCTCCGGCTGCCGGTGAATCTAAGCCAGCTGCTACTTCTGCTGCTCCTGCTGAGAAGTCATCTACTGCTTCTCAACCAAAGAAATCTGCTGCTCCAGTTTCCAACAGGATTATCGCTTCTCCTTTGGCCAAGACTATTGCATTGGAGAAGGGTATTGCTTTGAGAGAAATTACCGGTACTGGTCAAGGTGGCCGTATTACCCAAAAGGATGTCGAGAACTACTTGGCTAAGCAAGGCAGCAGCAAATCTGCTGGTAAGGCAGCAGCTTCATCATCTGGTAATGTCTCCTACGAAGACGTCCCAATTACCGGCTTAAGAAAGGTCATTGCTTCTAGACTATTGAAATCTACTCAAGACATTCCTTCCTACATTGTTAGCTCAAACATCTCTGTTTCCAAGCTATGGAAGTTGCGTGCTTCTTTGAACAGCTCCAGTGACGGTAAGTTCAAGCTATCTCTCAACGACTTGTTGATTAAGGCTCTTGCTGTTGCTGCCAAGAGAGTACCACAAGTTAACTCTTACTGGATGGAAGAGCAAGGTGTTATGAGAATCTTCAAGAACGTGGACGTCTCTGTTGCCGTTGCCACCGATAACGGTTTGTACACTCCTATTGTGAAGAACGCTGAATCCAAGGGCTTAACCGCTATCTCTGCTGAAGTGAAGGACTTCGTGGGCCGTATTGAAAAATTGTCTCCAGAAGAATACCAGGGCGGTACTATCTGTATTTCTAACTTGGGGATGAACAACGCTGTTACTATGTTCACTTCCATTATCAATCCTCCACAATCAACTATCATTGCTGTCAGTACTGTCAACAAGGTTGCTGTTGAAGATTCTAGCAGTGAAAAGGGCTTTACATTTGACCAAAGAATTAACATCACCGGTACTTTTGACCACAGAACTGTTGACGGTGCAAAGGCTGCTGAATTCATGaaagaattgaagaacGTTATTGAGAACCCCTTGGAGCTACTGTTGTAA
- the TOM7 gene encoding Tom7p (Syntenic homolog of Ashbya gossypii AER365W; Syntenic homolog of Saccharomyces cerevisiae YNL070W (TOM7)) → MIMSLLPSFILSDESKERISKILDLTQTIARYGWLPFILYMGWSHTANSPNLLNLLSPLPSV, encoded by the coding sequence ATGATAATGTCTTTACTTCCTTCCTTCATTCTTTCTGACGAATCTAAAGAACGCATCTCTAAAATCCTGGATTTGACGCAAACTATCGCTCGTTATGGTTGGTTACCTTTTATCCTATATATGGGCTGGTCTCACACTGCTAACTCTCCAAATCTACTAAACCTTTTGTCTCCATTACCAAGTGTTTAG
- the FLX1 gene encoding flavin adenine dinucleotide transporter FLX1 (Syntenic homolog of Ashbya gossypii AER366W; Syntenic homolog of Saccharomyces cerevisiae YIL134W (FLX1)), with protein MSTEVSKVKKEAVAGLTAGTITTVLSHPLDLLKLRIQLSVTKPVGTTYYQLAQDVFKGTGLLKEAYRGLGISLLGNSLAWGLYFGLYRYFKDVALNYCYPGSDTVGGLKDSKLSSSMYLITAGFSGALTSVLTNPVWVVKTRIMATSAKGPYKSTLEGFYRIYRNEGLGAFWKGLVPSLFTVSQGAIYFSLYDTLKFHYLHTSRDNTARKLTAFEIIAITCVSKMLSVTAVYPLVLLKTNLQDLGSKLSIKSLIKTVYSSRGLTGFYRGLFAHLIRAIPSTCVTFFVYENTMHYL; from the coding sequence ATGAGCACTGAGGTCAGCAAGGTAAAGAAGGAAGCAGTTGCAGGTCTCACTGCTGGTACGATAACTACGGTGCTAAGTCACCCCTTAGATCTACTTAAACTTCGCATTCAGCTTTCGGTGACGAAACCCGTCGGTACTACATACTACCAATTGGCTCAAGATGTCTTCAAGGGAACAGGGCTATTGAAGGAAGCATATAGGGGCCTCGGTATCAGTCTATTGGGAAACTCTTTAGCTTGGGGTCTGTATTTTGGGTTATATCGGTACTTTAAAGATGTGGCGTTGAACTATTGCTATCCAGGCAGCGACACTGTGGGGGGCTTGAAGGACAGCAAACTGTCCTCTAGCATGTATTTGATTACTGCAGGCTTCAGTGGAGCCCTGACATCGGTACTTACGAATCCTGTATGGGTTGTGAAGACAAGAATAATGGCAACCTCAGCGAAGGGCCCTTACAAGTCTACTCTTGAGGGTTTCTACAGAATATACCGAAATGAAGGTCTTGGGGCCTTCTGGAAAGGACTGGTTCCATCTCTATTTACTGTTTCACAGGGAGCAATCTATTTCTCATTATATGACACTTTAAAGTTTCACTACCTGCATACAAGTCGCGACAACACTGCAAGAAAACTCACAGCTTTTGAAATAATTGCTATAACTTGTGTCTCTAAGATGTTATCGGTAACTGCAGTTTATCCTTTAGTGCTGTTGAAAACAAACCTTCAAGATTTGGGCTCTAAGCTAAGCATCAAGTCTCTAATTAAAACAGTGTACTCGTCGAGAGGATTAACAGGCTTCTACAGAGGACTTTTCGCCCACCTAATTAGAGCAATACCATCAACCTGTGTAACGTTCTTTGTCTACGAGAACACCATGCATTATCTGTAA
- a CDS encoding 60S ribosomal uL13 domain-containing protein (Syntenic homolog of Ashbya gossypii AER367C; Syntenic homolog of Saccharomyces cerevisiae YIL133C (RPL16A) and YNL069C (RPL16B); 1-intron in Ashbya gossypii) translates to MIENTVLTIALRLLYIQGTIDNCVMSSFEPVVVIDGKGHLLGRLASTVAKQLLNGQKIVVVRAEALNVSGELFRNKLKYHDYLRKATAFNKTRGPFHFRAPSRIFYKAVRGMVPHKTARGKAAMERLKVFEGVPPPYDKKKRVVVPQALRVLRLKPGRKFTTLGKLSTTVGWKYEDVVAKLEEKRKVRSAEYYSKKKAFNKRVAVAKASTAESETAQKLAQFGY, encoded by the exons ATGATAGAAAACACGGTATTAACGATAGCATTAAGATTACTTTACATACAAGGAACAATCGATAATTGCGTGATGTCTTCTTTCGAACCCGTTGTTGTCATTGACG GTAAGGGCCACTTGTTGGGTCGTTTGGCTTCCACTGTTGCCAAGCAATTGTTGAATGGCCAAAAAATTGTCGTTGTCAGAGCTGAAGCTTTGAATGTTTCTGGTGAACTATTCAGAAACAAGTTGAAGTACCACGACTACTTGAGAAAGGCTACTGCTTTCAACAAGACCAGAGGTCCATTCCATTTCAGAGCTCCATCCAGAATCTTCTACAAGGCTGTTAGAGGTATGGTTCCTCACAAGACTGCTCGTGGTAAGGCTGCTATGGAAAGATTAAAGGTCTTCGAAGGTGTCCCACCTCCATACgacaagaagaagagagTCGTTGTTCCCCAAGCTTTGAGAGTTTTGAGATTGAAGCCAGGTAGAAAGTTCACCACCTTGGGTAAGTTGTCCACCACTGTCGGCTGGAAATACGAGGATGTTGTTGCCAAGTTGGAAGAGAAGAGAAAGGTCAGATCTGCTGAGTACTACTCCAAGAAGAAGGCCTTCAACAAGAGGGTTGCCGTTGCTAAGGCTTCCACTGCTGAATCTGAGACTGCTCAAAAGTTGGCTCAATTCGGTTACTAA